One Bacillus sp. FJAT-52991 genomic region harbors:
- a CDS encoding helix-hairpin-helix domain-containing protein: protein MDVKAWLEKYKTHALIAAGVCVFGLYQLSEEEEPPPEPFAIEEATPPLQEKVTTAPTEVKAPEQPQTVTVDIKGAVKMPGIYSLSSEERINDAVAKAGGFQKEADRTTVNLAQKLQDEMVIYIPKVGEEPPVQAATAPGTSGVSSGAQTASSSGAEQGGGININTATSAELQELPGIGEAKAQAIIDYRETTGAFAQPEDLKNVTGIGDKTFEKLQPLITIN from the coding sequence GTGGATGTGAAAGCATGGCTTGAAAAGTATAAAACACACGCTTTAATTGCCGCTGGTGTTTGTGTGTTTGGGTTGTATCAGTTATCAGAGGAGGAGGAACCTCCACCTGAACCATTTGCCATTGAGGAGGCTACACCGCCGTTGCAAGAGAAAGTGACGACTGCTCCAACAGAAGTGAAAGCTCCCGAGCAGCCTCAAACCGTTACGGTAGACATTAAAGGGGCAGTCAAAATGCCTGGTATTTACTCCTTATCTAGTGAGGAGCGAATCAATGATGCGGTAGCTAAAGCAGGAGGGTTTCAAAAAGAAGCAGATCGTACGACAGTCAATTTAGCTCAAAAGCTCCAAGATGAAATGGTGATCTACATTCCAAAAGTAGGGGAGGAGCCGCCCGTTCAAGCTGCCACTGCTCCAGGTACTAGCGGAGTGTCTAGTGGCGCGCAAACAGCTAGTTCAAGTGGCGCTGAGCAAGGAGGGGGAATCAATATTAATACAGCGACGTCTGCCGAATTGCAGGAGCTTCCAGGGATAGGGGAGGCGAAAGCTCAGGCGATTATTGATTATCGAGAAACGACAGGGGCGTTTGCTCAACCGGAAGATTTGAAAAATGTGACTGGCATCGGTGACAAAACATTTGAGAAATTGCAACCACTAATCACTATTAATTAA
- the comER gene encoding late competence protein ComER, whose product MKTGVIGTGNMGEILIHALIDSNAIAATDLFIINRTVEKTKRIQIKHPQVTICDSIADLVQICDRVFICVKPHDIFPMLNEVKHLFRPSQCAISITSPVSTAQLESILPCSCIRMIPSITNKVLSGAVLYTFGEKCQTNWKVKMKETMRCISSDAVEIEESITRAASDLVSCGPAFLSFLTRKFIEGAETTGMNAKTAETLAECMLIGLGELFKQKEYTLAELEEKVCVKGGVTGKGIEVLEAEVGEMFTKLFQATHKKFADDKQETTAQFGIT is encoded by the coding sequence ATGAAAACGGGAGTCATCGGAACTGGTAATATGGGAGAAATCTTAATTCATGCGCTGATCGATTCAAACGCCATTGCAGCTACTGACTTATTCATCATTAATCGCACTGTGGAAAAAACAAAGCGCATCCAAATAAAGCATCCTCAAGTCACTATTTGTGATTCCATTGCTGATTTGGTACAAATTTGTGATCGTGTGTTTATCTGTGTGAAGCCTCACGACATTTTTCCAATGCTTAATGAAGTAAAGCATTTATTTCGGCCATCACAATGCGCTATTTCGATTACAAGTCCTGTTAGCACGGCTCAATTGGAATCCATTCTTCCTTGTTCATGTATTCGAATGATTCCTAGCATTACAAACAAAGTGCTTTCAGGAGCTGTCTTATATACATTCGGTGAAAAATGTCAAACCAACTGGAAAGTGAAAATGAAGGAAACGATGAGGTGTATCAGTAGTGATGCCGTGGAAATTGAAGAATCCATCACGCGAGCCGCTTCGGATCTCGTGAGCTGCGGACCAGCCTTTCTCAGCTTTTTAACTCGGAAGTTTATTGAAGGAGCAGAAACAACAGGAATGAACGCAAAAACAGCAGAAACATTAGCGGAATGCATGTTAATAGGGCTAGGAGAACTGTTTAAACAGAAAGAATATACATTAGCAGAGCTAGAAGAAAAAGTGTGTGTCAAAGGCGGTGTCACTGGAAAAGGAATTGAAGTATTAGAAGCAGAAGTGGGAGAGATGTTCACTAAATTGTTCCAAGCCACCCATAAGAAGTTTGCGGACGACAAACAAGAAACAACTGCGCAATTTGGAATCACATAA
- a CDS encoding class I SAM-dependent methyltransferase, which produces MTYQRFAYVYDFLMQDVPYEEWLHFFERHTKSVTGKKVLDLACGTGELTWRLAAAGWNVTGVDLSEDMLMMAREKAAEKGLSFPLYQQDMRELDGLGTYNAVTIFCDSLNYLKSEEDVKQTFRLVHTHLEAGGLFLFDVHSLYKIHHIFTDGTFTSTDDEVSYIWNCFEGDMPNSVEHELTFFALDESSEQYERFDELHTQRTFEPEQYTSWLEQAGFEMLHITADFTDHSPKKESERIFFVAQKK; this is translated from the coding sequence ATGACCTATCAGCGCTTTGCCTACGTGTATGATTTTTTAATGCAAGATGTTCCTTATGAGGAATGGCTTCATTTTTTTGAACGGCACACAAAGAGTGTGACCGGGAAAAAAGTGCTCGATTTGGCTTGTGGAACAGGTGAATTAACATGGAGATTGGCAGCGGCTGGCTGGAATGTGACGGGCGTTGATTTATCTGAAGATATGTTAATGATGGCTCGGGAAAAAGCGGCTGAAAAAGGTTTGTCCTTTCCGCTCTATCAGCAAGATATGCGAGAATTAGACGGGCTTGGTACATATAATGCAGTGACCATTTTTTGTGACTCCTTGAACTATTTAAAAAGTGAAGAGGATGTGAAACAAACCTTTCGCCTCGTTCACACTCATTTAGAAGCAGGAGGACTTTTCTTATTTGATGTGCACTCGCTTTACAAAATACATCACATTTTTACCGATGGAACCTTTACCTCTACGGATGATGAGGTCTCCTATATTTGGAATTGCTTTGAAGGAGACATGCCTAACAGTGTAGAGCACGAGTTAACGTTTTTTGCCCTTGATGAATCGAGCGAGCAATATGAACGGTTTGATGAGTTGCACACTCAACGAACGTTTGAGCCTGAACAATATACATCGTGGCTCGAACAGGCTGGTTTTGAGATGCTACACATAACAGCCGACTTTACAGACCATTCCCCTAAAAAGGAAAGTGAGCGAATCTTTTTTGTCGCTCAAAAAAAATAA
- the rsfS gene encoding ribosome silencing factor, translating to MGQPEILQRVAKAADDKRAEHIVVLNMQGISLITDYFMICHGNSDKQVQAIAREVKDQAEELGYTIKRMEGFDEARWVLIDIGDVVVHVFHRDERVYYNLERLWGDAPQIDVESELLA from the coding sequence ATGGGTCAACCTGAAATTTTACAACGTGTCGCTAAGGCGGCAGATGATAAACGTGCAGAACATATTGTCGTGTTAAATATGCAAGGCATTTCTTTAATTACGGATTACTTTATGATTTGTCATGGGAATTCTGACAAACAAGTGCAAGCGATTGCTAGAGAGGTAAAGGATCAGGCGGAAGAGCTTGGATACACAATTAAACGAATGGAAGGCTTTGATGAAGCACGCTGGGTACTAATTGATATTGGTGATGTGGTCGTTCATGTGTTCCATCGTGATGAACGCGTGTATTATAATTTGGAACGACTATGGGGAGATGCGCCGCAAATCGACGTCGAGAGCGAGCTGCTTGCATGA
- the yqeK gene encoding bis(5'-nucleosyl)-tetraphosphatase (symmetrical) YqeK — MNREQALKIVKEQITEHRYNHTLGVMNTAIELAEKYGADPQKAEMAAIFHDYAKFRPKDEMAAIIKREGMDLRLLSFHSELWHAPVGAYLVQTEVGIDDEEVLDAIRYHTSGRVGMTLLEKVVYLADYIEPGRHFPKVEKVRELAKEDLDAAVIKAVKNTIKFLMKRNQPIFPDTFDTYNDLTKKKEENC, encoded by the coding sequence ATGAACCGAGAACAGGCATTAAAGATTGTAAAAGAGCAGATCACTGAACATCGCTATAATCACACATTAGGTGTCATGAATACAGCTATTGAGTTAGCGGAAAAATATGGAGCGGATCCGCAAAAAGCAGAGATGGCAGCTATTTTTCATGACTATGCAAAATTTCGTCCAAAAGATGAAATGGCTGCAATTATCAAAAGAGAAGGGATGGACCTGCGTTTACTTTCTTTCCATTCTGAGCTGTGGCATGCTCCGGTGGGTGCCTATTTAGTGCAAACAGAGGTAGGGATTGACGATGAAGAAGTGCTAGACGCCATTCGTTATCATACATCTGGAAGAGTCGGGATGACGCTCCTTGAAAAAGTCGTGTATTTAGCGGATTATATCGAACCAGGTCGTCATTTTCCAAAAGTAGAGAAAGTGCGAGAATTAGCGAAAGAAGATTTGGATGCAGCTGTGATTAAAGCAGTGAAAAATACGATTAAATTTTTAATGAAAAGAAATCAGCCGATATTCCCGGATACTTTTGATACGTATAATGATTTAACGAAAAAGAAGGAGGAAAACTGTTAA
- a CDS encoding nicotinate-nucleotide adenylyltransferase, translated as MRKKIGLLGGTFNPPHVGHLIIANEVLEALELDEIRFMPNKTPPHKQMDEGVSEEDRVRMLSVAIDDHPKFQLELIEMERDGKSYTYDTIKLLKEREPETDFYFIIGGDMIEYLPKWYKVDELCQLVKFVGVRRPEYSVDTPYPVLLIDTPEIHLSSSLLRQKAAMSGTLRYLLPEKVIAYIKENQLYEPRTGIKDCKRADH; from the coding sequence ATGAGAAAGAAAATTGGCCTTTTAGGGGGAACCTTTAACCCCCCTCATGTCGGTCATCTTATTATTGCCAATGAGGTACTTGAAGCGCTCGAACTCGATGAGATTCGTTTCATGCCAAATAAAACACCTCCTCATAAACAGATGGATGAAGGTGTGTCAGAGGAGGATCGTGTGCGCATGTTGTCCGTTGCTATAGACGATCATCCGAAGTTTCAACTAGAGCTGATTGAAATGGAACGTGATGGGAAATCTTATACATATGACACGATCAAGCTATTGAAAGAGCGAGAGCCGGAGACCGATTTTTATTTTATTATCGGTGGCGATATGATTGAATATTTGCCCAAGTGGTATAAGGTAGATGAACTATGCCAGCTAGTGAAATTTGTTGGTGTTCGACGTCCGGAGTATTCAGTGGACACGCCTTATCCTGTTCTATTAATTGACACACCTGAAATCCATCTCTCATCAAGCCTGCTTAGACAAAAAGCAGCAATGAGTGGAACTTTACGGTATTTGCTGCCAGAAAAAGTGATTGCCTATATAAAGGAGAATCAGTTATATGAACCGAGAACAGGCATTAAAGATTGTAAAAGAGCAGATCACTGA
- the yhbY gene encoding ribosome assembly RNA-binding protein YhbY, whose product MLTGKQKRFLRAEAHHLDPIFQVGKGGVNDNMIKQIGEALEARELMKVSILQNCDEDKQEVAQSIAKGAKAEIVQIIGNIIILYKESRENKQLVLPK is encoded by the coding sequence ATGTTAACAGGTAAACAAAAAAGATTTTTACGTGCAGAGGCACATCATTTAGACCCTATTTTTCAAGTGGGAAAAGGCGGAGTCAATGACAACATGATTAAACAAATTGGTGAGGCACTTGAAGCTCGCGAATTAATGAAAGTCAGCATTTTACAAAACTGTGACGAAGATAAGCAAGAAGTGGCACAAAGCATCGCGAAAGGTGCAAAAGCTGAAATTGTACAAATTATTGGAAATATCATTATTTTGTATAAGGAATCAAGAGAAAATAAGCAACTTGTGCTGCCAAAATGA
- the aroE gene encoding shikimate dehydrogenase has protein sequence MKKLFGVIGDPIAHSMSPVMHNSAFAALGVDGYYHPFHIKPDDLADAIKGMKAIGVEGFNVTIPHKTAIIPLLDKVDPLAKAIGAVNTVVRENHQWVGYNTDGLGYVRALREEYPGTLEDQHVLVIGAGGAARAIFYTLASEGVKRITIANRTPEKAKVMVENCPYLVEGTVLSLTEAEETLGTYDVIIQTTSIGMAPQTEEIPIALHSLKSMAFVSDIIYNPLETKLLKEAKKQGAYTQNGLKMFVYQGALAFEKWTGFFPDVQKMEKIVLQQLGGKTC, from the coding sequence ATGAAAAAATTATTTGGTGTGATCGGTGACCCGATTGCTCATTCGATGTCGCCTGTGATGCATAATTCGGCGTTTGCAGCTCTTGGTGTTGACGGATACTATCACCCCTTTCATATCAAGCCTGATGATCTAGCTGATGCGATTAAAGGAATGAAAGCAATTGGAGTGGAAGGTTTTAATGTAACGATTCCACATAAAACAGCGATTATTCCCCTTCTTGATAAAGTGGATCCATTAGCGAAAGCGATTGGTGCGGTGAATACCGTTGTGCGCGAGAATCATCAATGGGTCGGTTATAATACGGATGGATTAGGCTATGTTCGCGCTCTTCGTGAAGAATATCCCGGTACATTAGAAGATCAGCACGTGTTGGTGATTGGGGCAGGAGGAGCGGCCCGCGCCATTTTTTATACATTAGCGTCAGAAGGTGTGAAGCGAATCACCATTGCCAATCGAACACCGGAAAAAGCGAAAGTGATGGTAGAAAACTGTCCTTATTTAGTAGAAGGAACGGTGTTATCTTTAACGGAGGCGGAGGAAACTCTAGGAACATATGATGTCATTATTCAGACAACATCAATTGGCATGGCTCCGCAAACAGAGGAAATTCCGATCGCACTTCATTCGTTAAAGTCTATGGCTTTTGTTTCTGATATTATTTATAATCCATTAGAAACAAAATTATTAAAAGAAGCAAAAAAGCAAGGGGCTTATACGCAAAACGGATTGAAAATGTTTGTGTATCAAGGAGCGCTTGCGTTTGAGAAATGGACAGGTTTTTTTCCGGATGTCCAAAAAATGGAAAAAATTGTGTTGCAACAATTAGGAGGAAAAACATGTTAA
- the yqeH gene encoding ribosome biogenesis GTPase YqeH: MSNEKLICTGCGVEVQTEHPEGLGYAPASALSKEIIVCQRCFRLKNYNEVQDVPLTDDDFLKILNTLGTTDSLIVKVVDIFDFNGSWLPGLHRFVGKNPVLLIGNKVDLLPKSVKPNRLVHWMKQEARELGLKPVDVLLVSSMKGQSIQEAIEAIDYYRNGKDVYVVGCTNVGKSTFINRIIKDVTGEKDVITTSHFPGTTLDMIEIPLDDGQALIDTPGIINHHQMAHFVDKRDLKYITPKKEIKPKVFQLNEEQTLFFGGLARFDYVSGGRRSFTCHLSNELLIHRTKLEKADELYKNHAGELLTPPRMEQMDEFPELVRQEFRIKEGKTDVVFSGLGWVTVNEPGALVVAHVPKGVSVFLRPSLI; the protein is encoded by the coding sequence GTGAGTAACGAAAAGTTAATTTGCACCGGTTGTGGTGTCGAAGTACAGACAGAACATCCAGAAGGTCTTGGTTATGCGCCAGCGTCGGCTCTTTCAAAAGAAATCATTGTTTGTCAGCGCTGTTTCCGTTTGAAAAATTACAATGAAGTGCAAGATGTCCCTTTGACGGATGATGACTTCTTGAAAATTTTAAATACATTAGGCACGACAGACAGCTTAATCGTGAAAGTCGTCGATATTTTTGACTTTAACGGTAGCTGGCTTCCGGGGCTACATCGTTTTGTAGGGAAAAATCCGGTCTTGTTAATAGGAAATAAAGTAGATTTATTGCCGAAATCCGTTAAACCGAATCGACTCGTTCATTGGATGAAGCAAGAAGCGAGAGAGCTTGGTTTAAAACCTGTTGATGTATTGCTAGTTAGCTCGATGAAAGGCCAATCGATTCAAGAGGCGATCGAAGCCATTGATTATTATCGCAACGGAAAAGATGTGTATGTCGTTGGCTGTACAAATGTCGGCAAGTCCACATTTATTAACCGAATTATTAAAGATGTCACTGGCGAAAAAGATGTGATTACCACTTCTCATTTTCCTGGTACGACATTGGATATGATTGAAATCCCATTAGATGATGGTCAGGCGTTGATTGACACGCCAGGAATTATTAATCATCATCAAATGGCTCATTTTGTTGATAAACGAGACTTGAAATATATTACTCCTAAAAAAGAAATTAAACCAAAAGTGTTTCAGTTAAATGAAGAGCAAACATTGTTCTTCGGAGGACTAGCTCGATTTGACTACGTATCAGGTGGTCGTCGCTCATTTACTTGCCATCTCTCAAATGAATTGCTCATTCATCGAACAAAGCTTGAAAAGGCCGATGAGTTGTATAAAAATCATGCGGGTGAGCTATTAACACCACCTCGCATGGAACAAATGGACGAATTTCCAGAATTGGTTCGCCAAGAATTTCGTATTAAAGAAGGCAAGACAGATGTTGTATTCTCAGGTCTTGGCTGGGTGACCGTTAATGAACCAGGGGCGCTAGTCGTCGCTCATGTTCCAAAGGGAGTTAGTGTCTTTTTACGACCATCTTTAATTTAA
- a CDS encoding YqeG family HAD IIIA-type phosphatase encodes MLKLFLPNKQIKSVYDIQPEELKAQGIKAIITDLDNTLVAWDCPDATPELLEWLKNMKEHGIKVLIVSNNNKMRVSTFSHPIDIPFIFEARKPMGKAFRQAVKLLNVKKEETVVIGDQLLTDIFGGNRSGLYTILVIPVAQTDGFWTRINRKIERKIMNVFKRKGLIQWEENK; translated from the coding sequence TTGTTAAAATTATTTTTACCAAACAAACAAATAAAAAGTGTATATGATATCCAACCTGAAGAACTAAAGGCACAAGGCATTAAAGCGATTATTACCGATTTAGATAATACGCTAGTCGCATGGGATTGTCCGGATGCTACGCCGGAATTGTTAGAGTGGCTTAAAAATATGAAGGAACACGGCATTAAAGTATTGATTGTTTCGAACAATAATAAAATGCGTGTAAGTACCTTTTCTCATCCGATTGATATACCTTTTATTTTTGAAGCGAGAAAGCCGATGGGCAAAGCATTTCGTCAAGCGGTTAAATTGCTGAATGTAAAGAAAGAGGAAACAGTTGTAATCGGAGATCAGCTGTTAACCGATATTTTTGGCGGTAACCGCAGTGGGCTTTATACTATTTTGGTCATTCCAGTTGCTCAAACGGATGGCTTTTGGACAAGAATCAACCGCAAGATCGAAAGAAAAATCATGAATGTGTTTAAACGAAAAGGTTTAATTCAATGGGAGGAAAATAAGTGA
- the sda gene encoding sporulation histidine kinase inhibitor Sda — translation MKHIPDDLLLESYFKARQLKLNEEFLKLMEIELKKRSLLKNAKIS, via the coding sequence TTGAAACACATTCCAGATGATCTGCTTTTAGAATCTTATTTTAAAGCAAGACAGCTGAAATTAAACGAAGAATTTCTTAAACTTATGGAAATAGAACTAAAAAAACGCTCATTATTAAAAAATGCAAAGATTTCTTAA
- a CDS encoding phosphatidylserine decarboxylase, with protein sequence MKQQIYRFFIELTNKRWSSNLIGKYTCSSVSKPMIRPFIKAYQINEKEMEHPIEDYQTLHDFFIRTLSSEVRKINYGADHVVSPVDAKLAEAGKITKGREFLVKGKTYSLQEMLGSEEKAKVYEDGIFLVLYLSPAHYHRIHSPVDGEVIDRWVLGRHSYPVNSQGLKYGKAPLSKNYRDITELKHKHGQMAVVKVGAMFVNAIERTHENLFWKQGEEVAYFNFGSTVVLLFEKDFFQLDPHVTIPCEVKVGERLGQLLDHN encoded by the coding sequence GTGAAACAACAAATATATCGTTTCTTTATTGAATTAACAAATAAGCGATGGTCTTCAAATCTCATTGGAAAATATACTTGCTCGTCGGTAAGTAAACCGATGATTCGTCCTTTTATAAAGGCTTATCAAATTAACGAAAAAGAGATGGAGCATCCTATTGAAGATTATCAAACACTACATGATTTTTTTATAAGAACTTTATCATCTGAGGTTAGAAAGATCAACTATGGTGCGGACCATGTTGTTAGTCCGGTCGATGCGAAGCTCGCAGAAGCCGGGAAAATCACTAAGGGTAGAGAATTTCTCGTAAAAGGTAAAACATATTCCTTGCAAGAAATGCTTGGAAGTGAAGAGAAAGCGAAGGTGTATGAAGATGGCATATTTCTTGTTTTGTATTTAAGCCCTGCTCATTACCATCGAATTCATAGCCCGGTAGATGGAGAAGTCATTGATCGTTGGGTTCTTGGGCGTCATTCCTATCCTGTCAACTCACAAGGTTTAAAGTATGGCAAAGCGCCGCTTTCAAAAAATTATCGTGATATAACTGAGTTGAAGCATAAGCATGGTCAAATGGCCGTTGTGAAAGTAGGCGCTATGTTTGTAAATGCCATCGAAAGAACACATGAAAACTTATTTTGGAAACAAGGAGAAGAGGTGGCCTATTTTAACTTCGGCTCTACGGTGGTTTTATTATTTGAGAAGGATTTCTTTCAGCTTGATCCGCATGTCACCATTCCATGTGAAGTGAAGGTAGGAGAGAGACTTGGACAATTGCTTGATCACAACTAA
- the pssA gene encoding CDP-diacylglycerol--serine O-phosphatidyltransferase, with the protein MFISHVLDLTVKKMKAQTANLLTLGNLALGGFSILMTINNQASLGLLLIFVAALADRFDGMVARKMNIESELGKQLDSMCDIISFGVAPALLLYMGVLSNFGFPGAFFTVFYIGCGALRLARFNITENNGYFQGLPITAAGCLLTLSYLTISYVPAQLFMVIIISLSLLMISPFKLKKV; encoded by the coding sequence TTGTTTATATCTCACGTGTTAGATTTGACCGTTAAGAAAATGAAAGCACAAACGGCGAATTTGCTGACATTGGGTAATTTAGCTTTAGGTGGTTTTTCAATCTTAATGACGATAAATAACCAAGCAAGCTTAGGACTCCTACTGATCTTTGTGGCAGCTTTAGCTGACCGTTTTGATGGAATGGTTGCTCGCAAGATGAACATAGAATCTGAATTAGGGAAACAATTAGATTCTATGTGCGATATTATTTCTTTTGGTGTAGCACCAGCACTACTTCTGTACATGGGTGTGTTATCAAACTTTGGCTTTCCAGGCGCATTTTTTACGGTATTTTACATTGGATGCGGCGCCTTACGTCTTGCTCGCTTTAATATCACTGAAAACAATGGTTATTTCCAAGGTTTACCTATCACAGCAGCAGGTTGCTTGCTGACACTTAGCTATTTAACCATTTCTTACGTCCCAGCACAATTGTTTATGGTAATCATTATTAGTTTATCTTTATTAATGATTAGTCCATTTAAATTGAAAAAGGTTTAA
- the sigK gene encoding RNA polymerase sporulation sigma factor SigK yields the protein MLSMLAALSYLLTKELIFFVSYVKNNAFPQPLPATEEKMYLEKMATGDFEARNKLIEHNLRLVAHIVKKFENTGEDSEDLISIGTIGLIKAIESYSGGKGTKLATYAARCIENEILMHLRALKKTKKEVSLQDPIGHDKEGNEINLLDILKSKDEDILDHILLSIELKKVLKFLSVLDEREQEVIIARFGLNQADEKTQREIAKQLGISRSYVSRIEKRALMKMFHEFYKEEKGD from the coding sequence ATGTTAAGTATGCTTGCTGCTTTGTCCTATTTACTAACAAAGGAACTAATTTTTTTCGTTTCATATGTAAAAAACAACGCATTTCCCCAACCATTGCCAGCAACTGAGGAAAAAATGTATTTAGAAAAAATGGCTACAGGTGATTTCGAAGCAAGGAATAAATTAATTGAGCATAACCTCAGGCTAGTGGCACACATCGTCAAAAAATTTGAAAATACCGGAGAAGATTCGGAAGACTTAATTTCAATTGGCACGATCGGTTTAATTAAAGCGATTGAAAGCTACTCCGGTGGCAAGGGAACGAAGCTTGCCACTTATGCCGCTCGCTGCATCGAAAATGAAATCCTCATGCATTTACGGGCTTTAAAGAAAACAAAAAAAGAAGTCTCCCTCCAAGATCCCATCGGACATGACAAAGAAGGAAATGAAATCAATCTGCTGGACATTTTAAAATCGAAAGATGAAGATATTCTTGATCACATCTTATTATCCATTGAACTCAAAAAAGTGCTGAAATTCTTAAGTGTATTAGACGAACGCGAACAAGAAGTCATCATCGCCCGCTTTGGACTCAACCAAGCCGATGAAAAAACCCAACGAGAAATCGCCAAACAACTCGGCATCTCACGCAGCTACGTCTCCCGCATCGAAAAACGAGCCCTCATGAAAATGTTCCATGAATTCTATAAAGAAGAAAAAGGGGACTAA
- the mtnN gene encoding 5'-methylthioadenosine/S-adenosylhomocysteine nucleosidase: protein MKIAIIGAMEEEVTILRDHMDIKQVETIANSEYTIGTMNSAEVVLLRSGIGKVNAAMTTSVLLQHFQPDVIINTGSAGGLNPDLNVGDVVISTEVRHHDVDVTAFGYEYGQVPQLPAAFQADEKLLNIALNCAKEEEGIQVVKGLIATGDSFMSDPERVKFISTKFNDLQAVEMEAAAIAQVAHQFSTPFVVIRSLSDIAGKESNISFDQFLPKAALHSSQLVMKMVDQLANA, encoded by the coding sequence ATGAAAATTGCTATTATTGGTGCGATGGAAGAAGAAGTAACAATCTTACGCGATCATATGGATATTAAACAAGTAGAGACGATCGCGAACAGTGAATATACAATAGGTACGATGAATAGTGCGGAAGTAGTTTTACTGCGTTCTGGTATTGGAAAAGTGAACGCTGCGATGACGACATCTGTTTTGCTACAACATTTTCAACCGGATGTGATTATTAATACAGGATCAGCGGGTGGATTAAATCCAGATTTAAATGTGGGTGATGTCGTGATTTCTACAGAAGTACGTCATCATGATGTCGATGTGACAGCCTTTGGTTATGAGTACGGTCAAGTGCCTCAGCTACCGGCAGCTTTTCAAGCGGATGAAAAGCTACTTAACATCGCTTTAAACTGCGCCAAAGAAGAAGAGGGCATCCAAGTCGTGAAAGGTTTAATCGCCACAGGAGACTCATTTATGAGCGATCCAGAGCGAGTGAAGTTTATTAGTACTAAATTTAATGATTTACAAGCAGTTGAAATGGAAGCAGCAGCGATTGCTCAAGTCGCTCATCAATTTAGTACGCCATTTGTTGTGATTCGGTCATTGTCTGATATTGCTGGCAAGGAATCCAATATCTCATTTGATCAATTCTTGCCGAAAGCGGCCCTTCATTCGTCACAATTAGTCATGAAAATGGTGGATCAGCTAGCAAACGCGTAA
- a CDS encoding YrzA family protein, which produces MQFHLELIEDKVEFFEAGDLASLEKKIEQQIEHNKAIMLGVHSVSHQMHVDPDGRKFYSAVVHFKLKK; this is translated from the coding sequence ATGCAATTTCATTTAGAGTTAATCGAAGACAAAGTAGAGTTTTTTGAAGCAGGCGATCTCGCTTCCTTAGAAAAAAAGATCGAGCAACAAATTGAGCATAACAAAGCGATTATGCTTGGTGTCCACTCCGTTTCTCATCAAATGCATGTCGATCCCGATGGACGTAAATTTTATTCCGCCGTTGTTCATTTTAAACTAAAAAAGTAA